One Kryptolebias marmoratus isolate JLee-2015 linkage group LG21, ASM164957v2, whole genome shotgun sequence DNA segment encodes these proteins:
- the msrb2 gene encoding methionine-R-sulfoxide reductase B2, mitochondrial — translation MSRLVRRLLVVVSQTSGVRPAAGPTRIPFIRALSTTKGLQSLTRYSETTDWQKKLTPEQYVVTREKGTEEPFSGIYLNHFEVGMYHCTCCDVPLFSSEAKYDSGTGWPTFKEAHGTWERDESHASIIRRPDNSLGSAGTEVLCKNCDAHLGHVFDDGPDPTGQRFCINSVALKFKPRENGKPDEDEKK, via the exons ATGTCTCGGCTCGTCCGTCGTCTCCTCGTTGTTGTTTCCCAAACCTCTGGGGTCAGACCCGCGGCGGGACCGACGAGGATCCCGTTCATCCGGGCTTTGTCCACAACTAAAG GCCTGCAGTCTCTCACACGTTACAGCGAGACCACAGACTGGCAGAAGAAACTGACTCCAGAACAGTATGTCGTCACCCGAGAGAAGGGAACCGAGGAG CCTTTTAGTGGGATCTACCTGAACCATTTTGAGGTGGGGATGTACCACTGCACCTGCTGTGATGTTCCTCTCTTCAG TTCAGAAGCGAAGTACGACTCGGGGACGGGCTGGCCGACGTTCAAAGAGGCTCATGGGACCTGGGAGCGAGATGAAAGCCACGCCTCCATCATCCGTCGCCCTGACAACAGCCTGGGGAGTGCAGGGACTGAGGTCCTTTGTAAAAAT TGCGACGCCCACCTTGGCCACGTGTTTGATGATGGGCCGGACCCGACAGGTCAGCGGTTCTGTATCAACAGTGTGGCGCTGAAGTTTAAGCCCAGAGAAAACGGCAAACCCGACGAGGACGAGAAGAAGTGA
- the c8g gene encoding complement component C8 gamma chain yields MAGVCWCVLAAVLLLSVCLWVPSEAVGGAKSRPKPQRRPPKKPKVNPVDSTPPAQNTDIQQMTGTWYLLNTASKCSYLINHGTSVEPTVMTLERPSASDQTLSVKTKTRHNHQCWEILQVYHLTSTPGKLVLKGSRPELNTDIVIGETDYTSYAVMFYQKRDKITVKLYSRSVDNLSEPMLAKFEQLAEKHGLGLAFLFPFPTYSHCGTVDQDHIINCVPTC; encoded by the exons ATGGCTGGAGTGTGTTGGTGTGTGCTGGCAGCGGTGCTGCTGCTGAGCGTTTGTCTCTGGGTTCCATCTGAAGCCGTAGGAGGGGCCAAGAGTCGACCGAAACCTCAGAGACGACCCCCGAAGAAGCCTAAGGTCAACCCTGTGGACTCGACCCCACCTGCTCAGAACACTGACATCCAACAG ATGACAGGAACGTGGTACCTCCTTAACACTGCCTCCAAGTGCTCCTACCTGATAAACCATGGAACCAGCGTGGAGCCAACTGTCATGACGCTCGAACGCCCCTCTGCCTCCGACCAAACCCTCTCCGTTAAGACTAAAACACGACA TAATCATCAGTGTTGGGAGATTTTGCAGGTCTACCATTTAACTTCAACCCCAGGAAAACTGGTACTTAAAG GATCCCGTCCTGAGCTCAACACTGACATTGTGATTGGAGAAACAGACTACACCTCCTATGCAGTCATGTTCTACCAGAAGCGGGACAAGATCACAGTAAAGCTCTATA GCAGGTCCGTGGACAACCTATCAGAGCCAATGTTGGCCAAGTTTGAACAGCTTGCTGAAAAACACGGTTTGGGGCTGGCCTTTCTCTTCCCCTTCCCCACCTACA GTCACTGCGGCACTGTGGACCAGGATCATATAatca actgTGTCCCCACATGCTGA